In a single window of the Rhodoferax saidenbachensis genome:
- a CDS encoding TerC family protein, which translates to MEFLLDPNVWIAFAMLTALEIVLGIDNIIFISILVGRLPQEMRDKARRLGLGFAMVSRLLLLFSLSWVMSLTTDLFSVANHGFSGRDLVLLLGGLFLLYKASHEIFVEVEAREQDAAPVTDTAAVKAAGQKLFWAIIGQIAIIDIVFSLDSVITAVGMVDQISVMVAAVVASVGVMLVAAKPIGEFVDRHPSVKVLALAFLVMVGMALTAEAFDQHVPKGYIYAAMAFSLGVEALNIRARSKRQALAAASKADTPAA; encoded by the coding sequence ATGGAATTCCTTCTTGACCCCAATGTGTGGATCGCTTTTGCGATGCTCACCGCCCTGGAAATCGTCCTGGGCATAGACAACATCATCTTCATCTCCATCCTGGTCGGCCGCCTGCCGCAGGAAATGCGTGACAAGGCGCGCCGCCTGGGCCTGGGTTTTGCCATGGTCTCGCGCCTGCTGCTGCTGTTCTCGCTGAGCTGGGTGATGAGCCTGACCACCGACCTGTTCAGCGTGGCCAACCACGGCTTCAGCGGGCGTGACCTGGTGCTGCTGCTCGGCGGCCTGTTCCTGCTGTACAAGGCCTCGCACGAAATTTTTGTCGAAGTGGAAGCGCGTGAGCAAGATGCCGCCCCCGTCACCGACACGGCCGCCGTCAAGGCCGCGGGCCAAAAGCTGTTCTGGGCCATCATTGGTCAGATCGCCATCATCGACATCGTGTTCTCGCTGGACTCGGTCATCACCGCCGTGGGCATGGTCGACCAGATCAGCGTGATGGTGGCTGCCGTGGTGGCCTCGGTCGGTGTGATGCTGGTGGCCGCCAAGCCGATTGGCGAGTTTGTAGACCGCCACCCGTCCGTCAAGGTGTTGGCCCTGGCGTTTCTGGTGATGGTGGGCATGGCGCTGACCGCCGAAGCCTTTGACCAGCACGTCCCCAAGGGATATATCTACGCGGCCATGGCCTTCTCGCTGGGGGTGGAAGCCCTCAACATCCGCGCCCGCAGCAAACGCCAGGCGCTGGCGGCGGCCAGCAAGGCCGACACACCCGCCGCTTAA
- a CDS encoding SPOR domain-containing protein, translated as MITPALVVAVAIGMTAASMMNPSAPAEVVQEIDAEGKPVAEAQAVVPAPAASAPVAEAAPAEASTAPTRPAAPMETAPLAPASPAQPALPSPTPMPAPMPAMAKAKPQLSTHASAASMAAGFHINVGLFAVPTNAHNAVRKLTGAGLTAYTQEIKSKTKGKLTAVRVGPFENRLDADTAAERIRALELEAVVFQR; from the coding sequence ATGATCACTCCGGCTTTGGTAGTTGCGGTTGCCATCGGCATGACCGCTGCGTCCATGATGAACCCGTCCGCCCCCGCGGAAGTGGTGCAAGAGATAGACGCCGAGGGCAAACCCGTGGCCGAGGCACAAGCCGTGGTGCCCGCGCCCGCCGCATCGGCCCCGGTTGCTGAAGCCGCACCGGCAGAAGCCAGTACCGCCCCCACGCGCCCCGCGGCACCCATGGAAACTGCGCCGCTGGCCCCCGCCAGCCCCGCACAACCGGCTCTGCCATCCCCCACACCCATGCCCGCTCCCATGCCGGCGATGGCCAAGGCTAAACCCCAACTCTCCACCCACGCATCAGCCGCCAGCATGGCGGCGGGCTTTCACATCAATGTGGGACTGTTTGCCGTGCCCACCAATGCCCACAACGCCGTGCGCAAACTCACCGGCGCGGGGCTGACCGCCTACACGCAGGAGATCAAGTCCAAGACCAAAGGCAAGCTCACCGCCGTGCGCGTGGGCCCGTTTGAAAACCGGCTGGACGCTGACACCGCCGCCGAGCGCATCCGAGCGTTGGAACTCGAAGCGGTGGTTTTCCAGCGTTAA
- a CDS encoding YebC/PmpR family DNA-binding transcriptional regulator, with translation MGAQWKAKGKELAANARGKLFGRLAKDIMVAARAGADPAGNSKLRLVLEQARKVSMPKDTLERAIKKGAGIGSEAVHFEHVIYEGFAPHQVAVMVECLTDNVKRTAPEMRVLFRKGQLGTSGSVSWDFDHLGMIEAEPAAPGADAEVAAIEAGAQDFEAGEEEGNTLFWTDPGDLDLVSRALPAHGFTVLSAKLGYKAKNPVDPANLSAEQLEEVEAFLAGIDGNDDVQNVFVGLKG, from the coding sequence ATGGGCGCGCAGTGGAAAGCAAAAGGCAAGGAATTGGCGGCCAATGCCAGGGGCAAGCTGTTTGGCCGACTGGCCAAAGACATCATGGTGGCGGCACGCGCCGGCGCTGACCCGGCAGGTAACTCCAAGCTGCGCTTGGTACTGGAGCAGGCCCGCAAGGTGTCCATGCCCAAGGACACGCTGGAGCGCGCCATCAAGAAGGGCGCGGGCATCGGCAGCGAGGCGGTGCACTTTGAGCATGTGATTTACGAAGGTTTTGCGCCTCACCAGGTGGCGGTGATGGTGGAATGCCTGACCGACAACGTGAAGCGCACCGCGCCCGAGATGCGGGTGTTGTTCCGCAAAGGGCAGCTCGGCACCTCCGGCTCCGTGTCGTGGGACTTTGACCACCTGGGCATGATTGAGGCCGAACCCGCCGCCCCAGGTGCCGACGCCGAAGTGGCCGCCATCGAGGCTGGCGCACAGGACTTTGAAGCGGGTGAGGAAGAGGGCAACACGCTGTTCTGGACCGACCCGGGCGACCTGGACCTGGTGAGCCGCGCGCTGCCCGCCCATGGCTTTACCGTGCTGTCGGCCAAGCTGGGTTACAAGGCCAAGAACCCGGTGGACCCGGCCAACTTGAGCGCCGAGCAACTCGAAGAGGTGGAAGCCTTTTTGGCCGGCATCGACGGGAACGACGACGTACAGAATGTGTTTGTTGGCTTGAAGGGCTAA
- a CDS encoding rhomboid family intramembrane serine protease, with translation MTVQSAELFYSSKSSLIGKTRLWLWVGGAISILIAIPGTKSVGVLLWVAAITLGVLALMDWFLRKQMHSGKVLATLDEAGIASPVFNGKTKHYRWDAIASASVTRVQNAPVLQLLLHPTAGLADKRSFLTGRNPLRPSLVLSALDDAAQERLLQLVQQHIHKNSRPGQVLQALDNQIAEERAYQERLKSFAPIPWLTYGLIAINALVWIAMLNYGGAFAGTPSDLLLRWGGNAASEVQRGQWWRMASAMFLHSGFMHVALNMLGLYSAGVAVERIYGHRLFALIYLGSGLVGSALSLHFAAQSAVSVGASGAVFGITGALLVALVQHHKQLPKTMGKQTLGSLAFFILYALAQGFGKQGIDNAAHVGGLVAGCLLAYVLPGRFDLDKYVRSYTRRATIGLAIAAGATIGVATLAPAAQVDQRGMLLFAQGMQSFGKTFTALQTEAQQVKAGELSERESDERSRTVYAPMMRKVRDELALARLPATDPRLPLLKEAQRMTELMEESLAMESVFPEGKPAPADPARMAVIQAEMTEIAQRIETITQGLQATKKK, from the coding sequence ATGACGGTACAGTCCGCAGAGCTTTTTTATTCCTCCAAAAGCAGCCTGATAGGCAAGACCCGTTTGTGGCTTTGGGTGGGCGGCGCCATCTCGATACTCATCGCGATACCGGGCACCAAAAGCGTCGGGGTCCTGCTATGGGTTGCCGCCATCACGCTCGGCGTGTTGGCACTCATGGACTGGTTCCTGCGCAAACAGATGCACAGCGGCAAGGTGCTGGCTACGCTGGATGAGGCAGGCATTGCGTCCCCCGTTTTCAACGGGAAAACCAAACACTACCGCTGGGATGCCATCGCCAGCGCCTCCGTCACCCGTGTGCAAAACGCCCCGGTCCTGCAACTGCTGCTGCACCCCACCGCAGGGCTTGCCGACAAGCGCAGCTTCCTGACCGGCCGCAACCCCTTGCGCCCTTCGCTGGTGCTGTCTGCGCTGGATGACGCCGCGCAGGAAAGGCTGCTCCAGTTGGTCCAGCAGCACATCCACAAGAACAGCCGCCCCGGCCAGGTGCTGCAGGCCCTGGACAACCAGATTGCAGAGGAACGCGCCTACCAGGAGCGGCTGAAATCCTTTGCCCCGATACCGTGGCTGACCTATGGCCTGATCGCCATCAACGCCCTGGTCTGGATCGCCATGCTGAACTACGGAGGCGCTTTTGCGGGGACGCCCAGCGACTTGCTGCTGCGCTGGGGTGGCAATGCCGCATCGGAGGTGCAGCGCGGGCAATGGTGGCGCATGGCCAGCGCCATGTTTCTGCACAGCGGGTTCATGCACGTGGCGCTGAACATGCTGGGGTTGTACAGCGCCGGTGTGGCGGTGGAGCGCATTTACGGCCACCGCCTGTTTGCGCTGATCTACCTGGGCTCTGGCCTGGTGGGCAGTGCCTTGAGCCTGCATTTTGCGGCGCAAAGTGCCGTTTCGGTGGGCGCGTCTGGCGCGGTATTCGGCATTACCGGTGCACTGCTGGTGGCGCTGGTGCAGCACCACAAACAACTGCCCAAAACCATGGGCAAACAGACGCTGGGCAGCCTGGCCTTCTTCATCCTGTACGCCCTGGCCCAGGGTTTTGGCAAACAGGGCATCGACAACGCCGCCCACGTGGGCGGGCTGGTCGCCGGGTGTTTGCTGGCCTACGTGCTTCCAGGGCGTTTTGACCTGGACAAATACGTGCGCAGCTACACCCGCCGCGCCACCATCGGCCTGGCCATCGCAGCGGGGGCAACCATTGGCGTGGCGACATTGGCACCTGCAGCGCAGGTGGACCAGCGCGGGATGCTGCTGTTTGCGCAAGGGATGCAGTCCTTTGGCAAGACGTTCACGGCCCTGCAGACCGAAGCACAGCAGGTGAAGGCGGGCGAGCTGTCTGAACGCGAGTCGGACGAGCGCAGCCGCACCGTGTATGCACCCATGATGCGCAAAGTGCGGGATGAACTCGCATTGGCCCGCCTGCCCGCCACCGATCCGCGCCTGCCCCTGCTGAAAGAAGCCCAACGCATGACAGAGCTGATGGAGGAGTCGCTGGCCATGGAGTCGGTCTTCCCCGAGGGCAAACCAGCGCCTGCCGACCCAGCGCGCATGGCGGTCATTCAAGCAGAAATGACCGAAATTGCACAGCGGATTGAGACCATTACCCAAGGGCTGCAGGCCACCAAGAAGAAATAG